The Dunckerocampus dactyliophorus isolate RoL2022-P2 chromosome 1, RoL_Ddac_1.1, whole genome shotgun sequence genome has a segment encoding these proteins:
- the poglut1 gene encoding protein O-glucosyltransferase 1 isoform X1, with protein MERYCLWTFLLVFQVCVLCSHCEAGQQEVKDKISEAVKAYTQCSSANCSCHLRVLEEDLAPFQGGISQDVMAWTVERGVGTHYQIIGHKLYRERQCMFPARCSGVEHFLLELIDRLPDVEMVVNVRDYPQVPKWVQPTLPVFSFSKTSDYQDIMYPAWTFWEGGPAVWPIYPTGLGRWDLMRDDLAKSAAQWPWKNKESKGFFRGSRTSSERDPLVVLSREMPDLVDAEYTKNQAWKSDKDTLGRAPAKEIPLVDHCKYKYLFNFRGVAASFRFKHLFLCGSLVFHVGDQWQEFFYPQLQPWVHYVPVKQDLSDVRELLEFVQENDAIAEEIAIRGMEFILENLQMQDISCYWERLLTEFSRLLTSPPQRRQHYTHILSQPPKTEL; from the exons ATGGAGCGGTATTGCTTGTGGACCTTTCTGCTTGTGTTccaagtgtgtgttttgtgttcgcACTGTGAAGCAG gacaacaggaagtgaaggaCAAGATATCCGAGGCGGTTAAAGCGTATACTCAGTGCAGCTCTGCCAACTGTAGCTGCCATCTCAG GGTCCTAGAAGAAGACTTGGCTCCCTTTCAAGGAGGCATCTCCCAGGATGTGATGGCGTGGACGGTTGAAAGAGGCGTGGGCACGCACTACCAGATCATTGGCCATAAGTTGTACCGGGAGCGCCAGTGCATGTTCCCTGCCAG GTGCAGCGGGgtggagcacttcctgttagAGCTGATTGACAGGTTACCTGACGTGGAGATGGTGGTCAATGTCAGGGATTATCCTCAAGTGCCAAAGTGGGTGCAGCCGACCCTCCCGGTTTTCTCCTTCAGTAAG ACATCAGACTACCAGGACATCATGTACCCAGCATGGACCTTCTGGGAGGGTGGTCCTGCTGTGTGGCCCATTTATCCTACTGGACTAGGAAGATGGGATCTAATGAGGGACGACCTTGCAAA ATCTGCTGCTCAGTGGCCATGGAAGAACAAAGAGTCCAAAGGATTCTTCAGAGGATCCAG GACCAGTTCAGAGCGTGACCCTCTGGTCGTTCTTTCTAGAGAGATGCCAGACCTGGTTGATGCAGAATACACAAAGAACCAGGCCTGGAAGTCTGACAAG GACACACTCGGGAGAGCACCAGCCAAAGAAATTCCACTGGTTGACCACTGCAAGTACAA ATATTTATTCAACTTCCGAGGCGTGGCGGCCAGTTTCCGCTTCAAGCATCTGTTCCTCTGCGGCTCGCTGGTGTTCCACGTGGGCGACCAATGGCAAGAGTTCTTCTACCCGCAGCTCCAGCCCTGGGTCCACTACGTCCCCGTCAAGCAGGACCTCTCTGATGTCAG AGAACTCTTAGAGTTTGTCCAGGAGAACGACGCCATTGCAGAAGAGATTGCCATCAG GGGCATGGAGTTCATATTGGAGAACCTGCAGATGCAAGACATCTCCTGCTACTGGGAGAGACTCCTCACCGAGTTCAGTCGTCTGCTCACCTCCCCACCCCAAAGACGCCAGCACTACACTCACATCCTGTCCCAGCCCCCCAAGACCGAGCTATGA
- the timmdc1 gene encoding complex I assembly factor TIMMDC1, mitochondrial isoform X1, whose protein sequence is MMHPEQTTTGFTLWRQVAECGPRGLLRGLIWTSRPPCLSALLPRVHASDMASAQPVQTPSCPSSAGAAPAHALTASTMPNTGWDRIKDLFQRDASHSYSEEVTNVVKSGIVAAIIGFIYGGLPAARHAKQRYIQMSQAELYTSRVEAVRSAHNAAVRGFVRYGSRWSWRVAAFVTLFNSVSTGLSVYRDKYTLSSFAAAGAVTGGLFRVNLGVRGLVAGSIIGAVLGIPTGVLILGMNALTGESVRERRRQEREDMHELKVEEWTARLHLTDELIGNLNTGSGMEESKKDVERIRELLGSRQNEDVGQDSSSQ, encoded by the exons ATGATGCATCCAGAGCAGACCACAACAGGCTTCACCCTTTGGAGACAAGTGGCAGAGTGTGGCCCCAGGGGCCTACTGCGGGGTCTGATCTGGACTTCCAGGCCTCCTTGCCTCAGCGCCCTGCTCCCCAGGGTCCATGCATCTGACATGGCTTCTGCCCAGCCTGTACAGACGCCCTCTTGTCCCTCCTCCGCCGGTGCTGCTCCTGCACACGCCCTGACAGCCAGCACCATGCCAAACACTGGCTGGGACCGCATTAAGGATCTTTTTCAGAGAGA TGCAAGCCACAGCTACTCAGAGGAGGTGACCAATGTGGTCAAAAGCGGAATTGTTGCTGCCATCATAGGCTTCATCTACGGAGGCCTGCCGGCGGCTCGCCACGCCAAGCAGAGGTACATCCAAATGAGCCAGGCAGAACTCTACACCAGTCGTGTAGAAGCAGTG CGCTCGGCCCACAACGCAGCTGTCCGTGGTTTTGTGCGATACGGGAGCCGATGGAGCTGGAGAGTGGCCGCATTTGTCACCCTGTTCAA TTCTGTCAGCACAGGCCTGTCGGTTTACCGGGACAAATACACCCTGAGCAGTTTTGCAGCAGCTGGAG cTGTGACCGGAGGTCTCTTCAGAGTGAACCTGGGCGTGCGAGGTCTGGTGGCGGGCAGCATCATTGGAGCGGTGTTGGG GATTCCAACGGGCGTGCTGATCCTCGGCATGAACGCGCTGACAGGAGAAAGCGTGCGAGAAAGGAGGCGGCAAGAGCGTGAGGACATGCATGAACTCAAAgttgaagagtg GACGGCGCGACTTCACCTGACGGACGAGCTGATCGGCAATCTAAACACAGGCTCGGGGATGGAGGAGAGCAAAAAGGACGTGGAGAGGATCCGGGAGCTGCTGGGTTCAAGGCAGAATGAGGATGTAGGTCAGGACTCCAGCAGCCAATGA
- the poglut1 gene encoding protein O-glucosyltransferase 1 isoform X2, which produces MAWTVERGVGTHYQIIGHKLYRERQCMFPARCSGVEHFLLELIDRLPDVEMVVNVRDYPQVPKWVQPTLPVFSFSKTSDYQDIMYPAWTFWEGGPAVWPIYPTGLGRWDLMRDDLAKSAAQWPWKNKESKGFFRGSRTSSERDPLVVLSREMPDLVDAEYTKNQAWKSDKDTLGRAPAKEIPLVDHCKYKYLFNFRGVAASFRFKHLFLCGSLVFHVGDQWQEFFYPQLQPWVHYVPVKQDLSDVRELLEFVQENDAIAEEIAIRGMEFILENLQMQDISCYWERLLTEFSRLLTSPPQRRQHYTHILSQPPKTEL; this is translated from the exons ATGGCGTGGACGGTTGAAAGAGGCGTGGGCACGCACTACCAGATCATTGGCCATAAGTTGTACCGGGAGCGCCAGTGCATGTTCCCTGCCAG GTGCAGCGGGgtggagcacttcctgttagAGCTGATTGACAGGTTACCTGACGTGGAGATGGTGGTCAATGTCAGGGATTATCCTCAAGTGCCAAAGTGGGTGCAGCCGACCCTCCCGGTTTTCTCCTTCAGTAAG ACATCAGACTACCAGGACATCATGTACCCAGCATGGACCTTCTGGGAGGGTGGTCCTGCTGTGTGGCCCATTTATCCTACTGGACTAGGAAGATGGGATCTAATGAGGGACGACCTTGCAAA ATCTGCTGCTCAGTGGCCATGGAAGAACAAAGAGTCCAAAGGATTCTTCAGAGGATCCAG GACCAGTTCAGAGCGTGACCCTCTGGTCGTTCTTTCTAGAGAGATGCCAGACCTGGTTGATGCAGAATACACAAAGAACCAGGCCTGGAAGTCTGACAAG GACACACTCGGGAGAGCACCAGCCAAAGAAATTCCACTGGTTGACCACTGCAAGTACAA ATATTTATTCAACTTCCGAGGCGTGGCGGCCAGTTTCCGCTTCAAGCATCTGTTCCTCTGCGGCTCGCTGGTGTTCCACGTGGGCGACCAATGGCAAGAGTTCTTCTACCCGCAGCTCCAGCCCTGGGTCCACTACGTCCCCGTCAAGCAGGACCTCTCTGATGTCAG AGAACTCTTAGAGTTTGTCCAGGAGAACGACGCCATTGCAGAAGAGATTGCCATCAG GGGCATGGAGTTCATATTGGAGAACCTGCAGATGCAAGACATCTCCTGCTACTGGGAGAGACTCCTCACCGAGTTCAGTCGTCTGCTCACCTCCCCACCCCAAAGACGCCAGCACTACACTCACATCCTGTCCCAGCCCCCCAAGACCGAGCTATGA
- the timmdc1 gene encoding complex I assembly factor TIMMDC1, mitochondrial isoform X2 has product MMHPEQTTTGFTLWRQVAECGPRGLLRGLIWTSRPPCLSALLPRVHASDMASAQPVQTPSCPSSAGAAPAHALTASTMPNTGWDRIKDLFQRDASHSYSEEVTNVVKSGIVAAIIGFIYGGLPAARHAKQRYIQMSQAELYTSRVEAVRSAHNAAVRGFVRYGSRWSWRVAAFVTLFNSVSTGLSVYRDKYTLSSFAAAGAVTGGLFRVNLGVRGLVAGSIIGAVLGTARLHLTDELIGNLNTGSGMEESKKDVERIRELLGSRQNEDVGQDSSSQ; this is encoded by the exons ATGATGCATCCAGAGCAGACCACAACAGGCTTCACCCTTTGGAGACAAGTGGCAGAGTGTGGCCCCAGGGGCCTACTGCGGGGTCTGATCTGGACTTCCAGGCCTCCTTGCCTCAGCGCCCTGCTCCCCAGGGTCCATGCATCTGACATGGCTTCTGCCCAGCCTGTACAGACGCCCTCTTGTCCCTCCTCCGCCGGTGCTGCTCCTGCACACGCCCTGACAGCCAGCACCATGCCAAACACTGGCTGGGACCGCATTAAGGATCTTTTTCAGAGAGA TGCAAGCCACAGCTACTCAGAGGAGGTGACCAATGTGGTCAAAAGCGGAATTGTTGCTGCCATCATAGGCTTCATCTACGGAGGCCTGCCGGCGGCTCGCCACGCCAAGCAGAGGTACATCCAAATGAGCCAGGCAGAACTCTACACCAGTCGTGTAGAAGCAGTG CGCTCGGCCCACAACGCAGCTGTCCGTGGTTTTGTGCGATACGGGAGCCGATGGAGCTGGAGAGTGGCCGCATTTGTCACCCTGTTCAA TTCTGTCAGCACAGGCCTGTCGGTTTACCGGGACAAATACACCCTGAGCAGTTTTGCAGCAGCTGGAG cTGTGACCGGAGGTCTCTTCAGAGTGAACCTGGGCGTGCGAGGTCTGGTGGCGGGCAGCATCATTGGAGCGGTGTTGGG GACGGCGCGACTTCACCTGACGGACGAGCTGATCGGCAATCTAAACACAGGCTCGGGGATGGAGGAGAGCAAAAAGGACGTGGAGAGGATCCGGGAGCTGCTGGGTTCAAGGCAGAATGAGGATGTAGGTCAGGACTCCAGCAGCCAATGA